A region from the Aegilops tauschii subsp. strangulata cultivar AL8/78 chromosome 5, Aet v6.0, whole genome shotgun sequence genome encodes:
- the LOC109763512 gene encoding uncharacterized protein, translating into MGTGRGEPARPLLPLCEHGSGHGREVTGPTEVAGHGGCGGEAGHGAGSGGANEVVEQMLLRRMEMENDEDDEESNDASSDLLGGAATMTTCSEILKQSLSSGIRDHSPPFRLHTGPIHRNTAHPSGPIRAHSHGSIDPGLPRPAGRDTGRSLHINATIQAQTAKIDDLVAWRPDLEKRVAELGEAVTALQQERPSSSSTPTVALPTEKLHSPHPATLGAPIGPEPGAGGVIHGSHDHGVFDITRGLPAASFRTPPPLPANGQSNPIPPTTPLSPFAHASQLLTGLGQAHPSITFPQFSGENPNLWKTLCEQYFQMFGIHRTFWVPMAALNFSGSASIWLQSIQKKLSDYDWDSFAALLCTRFGRDRHQMLIRQFYTVRQDSTVADYIEKFELIINHLSSYSDTTHPFYFLTRFVEGLRPDIRAVVLVQRPPDLDTACALALLQEEVAEGGRAEPLRQHLRRPPEAQIRANGPLPLPPPPTRPNATAPGATDRRGTEAARADTTKLKTLRDYRRARGLCFKCGERWGHDHVCPTSVQLHVVEELLELFGIDSVTETTEQLEETVMAISRSAISGGVSAKAFQLQAWIQGREALMLVDSGSSTSFVNTDLAKFLEGVAPLSKTYRVRVADGGELKCSAIIPQCSWYTQGHEFTTDLKVLSLGVYDAILGMDWLEEHSPMTIDWKAKSIAMPSAQGVISLQGHEAESTDCLLINSLQLQGLCKNNAVAYMVQLHTVELDSEQSTNIPEALQQVIAEFPDLFEEPTELPPRRECDHHIPLIPGAQPFNIRPYRHKPEHKDEIERQVAELLRTGVIASPVILVKKKDGTWRLCVDYRHLNAITCITKFPIPVIEELLDELHGACWFSKLDLRAGYHQIRLAEGEEYKTAFHTHSGHYEFRVVSFGLAGGPGTFNSAVTNTLHPLLRHCVLLFFDDILVFSRTLRDHIKHLRQVLELLHRDQWKVKFSKCAFGQHKVAYLGHVVSAEGVATDPTKIKAVSEWKTPATVKEVRSFLGLAGYYRRFVRNFGVIARPLFNLLKKGVPFVWTQHTETAFQLLKTQLTTAPVLALPDFTKPFCVETDASDRGIGAVLQQGGHPITFMSKALAPRYQGLSTYEKEYLAVIVAVDQWRPYLQHGEFTILTDQKSLIHLEEQRLSTPWQQKAFTKLLGLQYSIRYKKGTDNNAADALSRAEPTEMLAAVTSCQPAWLDDVVASYNSNPQAQKLLEELAIRADPKDRFSLTQGILRFRGRIWLGGSTALQQRIISAFHNSPMGGHSGIPATYRRIRRLFAWPKMKTHIHQYIRCCTICQQAKPDRAASPGLLQPLPIPTAPWEMISMDFIDGLPQSAQFNCLLVIVDKRTKFVHFLPLAHPYTAAKVALLYMNQIYKLHGLPGAIVSDRDPVFTSHFWQELFKHAGSELHLSTANHPQTDGQTERVNQCLETYLRCFTQACPKRWSYWIPMAQFWYNSSHHSAIGMSPFKALFGHEPRQWGVTASEDCSVQSLQSWLEERTVIQNILQQHLNRARQCMKAQADKKRSWRQFEINDVAYKLQLPPGATVHPVFHVSLLRRALLPGMEASTHLPVEQDAKAVPLAILQTRWRKTAGAMIEQVQVQWSPESTLGTTWEDKAALFDKFPQAEAWGQASTQEGGDVSVPAPDMQAPRTTSYGPGEGRPHRQAKANARVTGPEWVQ; encoded by the exons ATGGGCACCGGACGAGGCGAGCCCGCCCGTCCTCTGCTGCCTCTGTGCGAGCACGGGAGCGGGCATGGTCGGGAGGTTACCGGTCCAACAGAGGTGGCCGGGCATGGGGGATGCGGAGGCGAGGCCGGGCATGGCGCGGGGAGCGGCGGCGCGAATGAGGTGGTGGAGCAGATGCTACTCCGGCGCATGGAGATGGAgaacgacgaggacgacgaggaaaGCAACGACGCCAGCTCCGACCTGTTAGGCGGTGCGGCGACCATGACCACATGCAGCGAG ATCCTCAAGCAGTCCCTATCATCTGGTATCAGAGACCACTCACCTCCCTTCCGCCTCCACACTGGCCCAATTCATCGAAACACGGCGCATCCATCAGGCCCGATCCGAGCTCACAGCCATGGATCCATCGATCCAGGCCTTCCTCGACCGGCTGGACGCGACACTGGTCGCTCACTCCACATCAACGCAACGATCCAAGCCCAGACGGCCAAGATCGACGATCTGGTCGCCTGGCGGCCGGATCTGGAGAAACGCGTTGCAGAGCTCGGCGAGGCGGTCACGGCACTCCAGCAGGAGCGCCCCTCGTCGTCCTCAACTCCTACGGTGGCGCTCCCAACGGAGAAACTTCACTCTCCACACCCGGCGACTCTCGGTGCCCCCATCGGGCCCGAGCCAGGCGCGGGCGGAGTGATCCACGGGTCTCATGACCACGGCGTCTTCGACATCACACGGGGGTTGCCGGCGGCGTCGTTTcgcacgccgccgccgctcccggccAACGGTCAGTCTAATCCCATCCCTCCAACGACACCGCTTTCTCCATTTGCACACGCAAGCCAGCTCCTGACAGGGTTGGGGCAAGCTCATCCTTCCATCACGTTTCCACAATTCTCTGGGGAGAACCCGAATTTGTGGAAAACGTTATGTGAGCAATACTTTCAGATGTTCGGTATACACCGCACGTTTTGGGTACCTATGGCAGCCCTCAACTTCTCTGGATCCGCATCGATTTGGCTCCAATCAATCCAGAAAAAACTCTCTGATTATGACTGGGATTCATTTGCCGCATTACTTTGCACGCGCTTCGGCCGTGATAGGCACCAAATGTTGATTAGGCAATTTTATACTGTACGACAGGATTCTACAGTAGCAGATTACATAGAGAAATTTGAATTGATTATCAATCATCTGAGTTCATACTCTGACACCACTCATCCGTTTTACTTTCTGACACGCTTCGTCGAGGGCCTGCGACCGGACATCCGAGCGGTGGTGTTGGTCCAACGCCCACCCGATTTGGACACGGCCTGCGCGCTGGCTCTCCTTCAAGAAGAGGTGGCGGAGGGTGGTCGTGCTGAACCACTCCGTCAGCATCTGCGACGACCTCCCGAGGCACAGATCCGCGCCAATGGACCGTTGCCACTCCCGCCACCCCCAACGCGTCCCAACGCGACGGCACCAGGGGCGACCGATCGGCGGGGCACTGAAGCAGCAAGAGCGGACACCACCAAGCTCAAGACGCTGCGAGACTACAGGCGTGCCCGTGGCCTATGTTTCAAGTGCGGCGAGCGGTGGGGACACGATCATGTGTGTCCCACCTCTGTTCAACTACACGTTGTCGAGGAATTACTTGAGCTCTTCGGCATAGACAGTGTGACAGAGACGACAGAACAGCTTGAAGAAACAGTGATGGCTATTTCACGCTCAGCAATATCTGGAGGAGTTTCAGCTAAAGCATTCCAGCTGCAGGCATGGATTCAGGGGCGCGAAGCGCTGATGTTGGTGGACTCGGGGAGTTCGACATCTTTTGTCAACACCGATCTGGCCAAGTTTCTGGAAGGAGTTGCACCTTTGAGCAAAACTTACAGAGTACGAGTAGCTGATGGCGGTGAATTGAAATGCTCAGCCATCATCCCGCAGTGCAGTTGGTATACACAAGGACATGAGTTCACCACGGATTTGAAAGTACTATCCCTGGGTGTGTATGACGCGATATTGGGGATGGACTGGCTAGAGGAGCACAGTCCCATGACAATTGACTGGAAAGCCAAATCCATTGCAATGCCGTCAGCACAAGGAGTGATCTCGCTCCAGGGCCACGAAGCGGAGTCAACTGATTGTTTGCTCATCAATAGTCTGCAATTACAAGGATTGTGCAAAAACAATGCAGTGGCTTACATGGTGCAACTACACACAGTGGAACTGGACAGTGAGCAAAGCACAAACATCCCAGAAGCTCTCCAACAAGTCATTGCTGAATTTCCTGATCTCTTTGAAGAACCAACGGAATTGCCCCCACGACGCGAGTGTGATCACCACATTCCTCTTATACCGGGCGCGCAGCCGTTCAACATACGTCCATATCGTCACAAGCCAGAGCACAAGGACGAGATAGAGCGTCAAGTGGCAGAGCTGTTGCGTACCGGAGTGATAGCTTCACCGGTAATTCTGGTCAAAAAGAAGGACGGGACTTGGAGGCTCTGCGTCGACTATCGTCACCTGAATGCCATCACGTGCATTACAAAGTTTCCCATACCAGTCATTGAAGAACTGTTAGACGAGCTGCATGGTGCCTGTTGGTTCTCCAAACTAGATCTGCGGGCAGGTTACCACCAAATCAGGCTCGCTGAGGGGGAGGAGTACAAGACAGCATTTCACACACACTCGGGCCATTATGAATTCCGCGTGGTCTCTTTCGGGCTGGCAGGTGGACCGGGGACATTCAACAGTGCGGTCACCAATACCTTGCACCCCCTTCTACGCCACTGCGTGCTGCTATTCTTCGACGACATTTTGGTCTTCAGCCGTACTCTACGCGACCATATCAAGCATCTGCGGCAAGTCCTCGAACTACTCCACAGAGATCAGTGGAAGGTTAAATTCAGCAAGTGTGCCTTCGGCCAACACAAAGTGGCATATCTGGGACATGTAGTCAGCGCGGAGGGCGTAGCTACGGATCCAACCAAGATTAAAGCAGTCTCTGAATGGAAGACACCAGCCACTGTCAAGGAGGTGCGCAGCTTTCTGGGACTAGCTGGCTACTACAGACGCTTTGTGCGCAACTTTGGTGTCATTGCGCGCCCCCTGTTCAATCTCCTCAAAAAGGGGGTACCGTTTGTGTGGACTCAGCACACAGAAACGGCGTTTCAACTCCTCAAAACTCAGCTCACCACAGCTCCGGTCCTCGCATTGCCAGACTTTACCAAGCCATTCTGTGTAGAAACGGACGCCAGCGACAGAGGGATAGGAGCGGTGCTACAACAAGGAGGGCACCCGATCACTTTCATGAGCAAAGCATTGGCCCCGCGCTATCAAGGATTATCAACATATGAGAAAGAATACTTGGCAGTGATAGTGGCTGTGGATCAATGGCGCCCGTACCTGCAACATGGAGAATTCACCATCCTGACTGATCAAAAAAGCTTGATTCACTTGGAGGAACAACGGCTCTCGACACCCTGGCAACAAAAAGCTTTCACAAAGTTGCTTGGCCTCCAATACTCCATCAGATACAAAAAAGGGACAGATAACAACGCCGCAGATGCCCTCTCAAGAGCGGAACCAACAGAGATGTTAGCAGCTGTCACTTCCTGCCAGCCAGCATGGCTGGATGATGTTGTGGCCAGCTATAACTCTAATCCCCAAGCACAGAAGCTCctggaagagctcgccatccggGCCGACCCAAAGGATCGTTTCTCTCTTACTCAAGGGATTCTTCGTTTCCGTGGTCGAATTTGGCTGGGTGGCTCAACAGCATTGCAACAGCGCATCATCAGCGCCTTCCATAACAGTCCTATGGGAGGTCACTCCGGGATCCCAGCCACTTACCGCCGTATCAGACGCCTGTTTGCATGGCCGAAGATGAAGACACACATTCACCAATACATTCGCTGCTGCACAATTTGCCAGCAAGCGAAACCAGACCGTGCTGCTTCCCCGGGACTTCTTCAGCCACTTCCCATTCCCACAGCTCCTTGGGAGATGATATCCATGGATTTCATCGACGGACTCCCGCAATCAGCTCAGTTCAACTGTCTCCTGGTGATTGTGGACAAGCGCACCAAGTTCGTGCACTTCCTCCCATTGGCGCATCCCTACACTGCAGCCAAAGTGGCCCTCCTCTACATGAACCAGATTTACAAGCTGCATGGGTTACCGGGTGCAATTGTCTCGGATCGTGATCCGGTCTTCACCAGCCACTTCTGGCAAGAGCTTTTCAAGCACGCGGGTTCCGAGCTTCATCTCAGTACAGCCAATCACCCGCAAACGGACGGGCAAACGGAGCGTGTCAATCAGTGTCTGGAAACATATCTGCGGTGTTTCACGCAAGCTTGCCCGAAGCGCTGGAGCTACTGGATACCTATGGCACAATTCTGGTACAACTCATCTCACCACTCAGCTATCGGTATGTCCCCATTCAAAGCTTTGTTTGGTCACGAACCACGCCAGTGGGGCGTCACAGCCTCGGAGGACTGTTCAGTTCAATCGTTGCAGTCTTGGTTGGAAGAAAGAACTGTCATTCAGAACATCCTCCAACAGCATTTGAATCGGGCGCGTCAATGCATGAAGGCGCAGGCTGACAAGAAGCGATCTTGGAGGCAATTTGAG ATAAATGACGTTGCTTACAAGCTGCAGCTGCCTCCTGGAGCCACGGTGCACCCGGTCTTCCACGTTTCTTTGCTGCGTCGAGCACTTCTCCCAGGCATGGAGGCGTCGACACACCTGCCGGTGGAACAGGACGCGAAGGCTGTACCACTGGCGATCCTTCAAACACGTTGGCGCAAGACGGCGGGCGCAATGATCGAGCAAGTCCAGGTGCAGTGGTCACCTGAATCCACGCTGGGCACCACCTGGGAGGACAAGGCCGCGCTCTTCGACAAGTTCCCTCAGGCAGAGGCTTGGGGTCAAGCCTCAACACAAGAAGGGGGGGATGTCAGCGTCCCTGCCCCTGACATGCAGGCCCCACGTACCACCAGCTACGGACCAGGTGAAGGCCGGCCTCATCGACAGGCCAAGGCCAACGCAAGAGTAACTGGGCCAGAGTGGGTCCAATAG
- the LOC109763496 gene encoding (+)-piperitol/(+)-sesamin synthase CYP81Q2: MVMEVSSSHALLLASLLLLLYLLSSRGKNSSNGSIPSPPALPVIGHLHLLKKPLHRSLAALAVRYGGGRDGAGLLLLRFGTRPVLLVSSPPIAEECFTVHDVALADRPGLASRRLLSGDECPSIAGASYGPVWRHLRRIATVHALSAHRLSLTTAARDAEVRAMAQKLWRATRLGATAVSVKLAAFEFVVNVIMAMVAGRRMAEDEVLRFKAMTEAGFAAAGAANRHDFLPLLRLLDFGRTKRRLAGLAKERHEFGQGLVDEYRRLHHRHGVVGAVTEDTPSTSAQRTVIGDLLRQQEGSPELYADVVIRTICLSLLQAGTDTSSSTIEWAMALLLNNPHVLAKAKEEIDAVVGTSRLLEEHDLACLPYLRCIITETLRMYPIAPHLAPHQASSDCVVAGGQYIIACGTMVLVDVYSMQRDPTMWDEPNRFIPERFEVGIGEDGDKQVVRMMPFGMGRRKCPGEGLAWRTVGVALGLMVQCFRWERMGKEEVDMSEGSGFTMPMVVPLVAMCQPREEMDEILKRI; this comes from the exons ATGGTCATGGAGGTCTCATCCTCGCATGCCTTGCTCTTAGcttctcttctcctcctcctGTATCTGCTCTCCTCCCGTGGCAAGAACTCTAGCAATGGCAGCATCCCTAGCCCACCAGCGCTTCCCGTCATCGGCCACCTCCATCTCCTCAAGAAGCCGCTGCACCGCTCTCTCGCCGCGCTGGCCGTGCGCTATGGCGGCGGCCGGGACGGCGCCGGTCTCCTTCTTCTCCGGTTCGGCACAAGGCCGGTCCTCCTCGTCTCCTCCCCGCCCATTGCGGAGGAGTGCTTCACCGTCCACGACGTCGCGCTCGCAGATCGCCCGGGGCTTGCGTCGCGGCGGCTGCTCAGCGGCGATGAGTGCCCCAGCATCGCCGGCGCGAGCTACGGTCCGGTCTGGCGCCACCTCCGCCGCATCGCTACCGTGCACGCGCTCTCCGCGCACCGCCTTTCGCTGACGACCGCCGCCCGCGATGCCGAGGTCCGCGCCATGGCGCAGAAGCTCTGGCGAGCCACCCGTCTGGGCGCCACGGCGGTCAGCGTGAAGCTCGCGGCGTTCGAGTTTGTTGTCAACGTGATCATGGCCATGGTCGCGGGAAGGCGCATGGCGGAGGACGAGGTCCTCCGGTTCAAGGCGATGACCGAGGCGGGGTTCGCGGCCGCGGGTGCGGCGAACCGGCACGACTTCTTGCCACTGCTACGGCTGCTGGATTTTGGAAGGACGAAGAGGAGGCTCGCCGGCCTGGCCAAGGAGCGGCACGAGTTCGGCCAGGGTCTCGTCGACGAATACAGACGCCTTCACCACCGTCACGGTGTCGTCGGTGCTGTCACCGAGGACACGCCGTCGACGTCGGCACAGAGAACGGTGATTGGGGACCTGCTCCGGCAGCAGGAGGGGTCGCCGGAATTGTATGCCGACGTGGTCATCCGCACGATCTGCCTG AGCTTGCTTCAAGCCGGGACGGACACGTCATCTAGCACGATCGAGTGGGCAATGGCTCTTCTACTTAACAATCCACATGTTCTTGCAAAGGCGAAGGAGGAGATCGACGCCGTTGTGGGCACATCCCGGCTGCTCGAGGAGCACGATCTCGCATGCCTCCCGTACCTTCGTTGCATTATCACCGAGACCCTTCGGATGTACCCTATCGCCCCGCACCTTGCCCCGCACCAAGCCTCCTCTGATTGCGTCGTTGCTGGCGGGCAATACATCATCGCCTGCGGAACAATGGTGTTAGTTGATGTGTACTCCATGCAGCGGGATCCTACCATGTGGGATGAGCCGAACAGGTTCATTCCTGAGAGGTTTGAGGTTGGCATTGGTGAGGACGGCGACAAACAGGTGGTCAGGATGATGCCATTCGGCATGGGCCGGCGGAAGTGCCCCGGTGAGGGGCTAGCATGGAGGACAGTGGGGGTAGCACTTGGGTTGATGGTGCAGTGCTTCAGGTGGGAGCGGATGGGGAAAGAGGAGGTGGACATGAGCGAGGGGTCAGGGTTCACCATGCCCATGGTTGTGCCACTAGTGGCGATGTGCCAACCCCGTGAAGAAATGGATGAAATTCTCAAGAGGATTTAG
- the LOC109763492 gene encoding uncharacterized protein yields the protein MAFRLGGKISQTLPNPCGPLRSRPPSPPLPSHGRRRSPPLPTSCSDPAEGASMAGAEEEIQAERAISIAMAPGLRRAARHLPRPRRQRRHRRLAGGLRRLVSVFFLVPTRGSTSRWPWGSALRGTSGWASSVSECTGRFEAHLWNKNTCTEPQRKKKGRQVYFGLSGTIKF from the exons ATGGCATTTCGCCTGGGTGGGAAAATATCCCAGACGCTGCCCAATCCCTGCGGGCCTCTTCGCTCCcgtcccccctctcctcccctcccgtCACACGGCCGCCGCCGCTCCCCTCCCCTTCCAACCTCCTGCTCCGACCCCGCAGAGGGCGCGTCCATGGCCGGAGCGGAGGAGGAGATCCAGGCGGAGCGCGccatctccatcgccatggcCCCCGGCCTTCGTCGAGCCGCTCGTCATCTTCCTCGTCCTCGTCGTCAACGCCGCCATCGGCGTCTGGCAGGTGGACTCCGGCGGCTCGTCTCCGTCTTCTTCCTCGTCCCCACGCGCGGCTCCACTTCCCGTTGGCCATGGGGTTCAGCCTTAAGGGGCACATCGGGCTGGGCATCCTCTGTTTCTG AGTGCACGGGGCGGTTCGAGGCGCACTTGTGGAACAAGAACACATGCACAGAGCcgcagaggaagaagaaagggagGCAAGTTTATTTCG GTTTGTCAGGCACGATAAAATTTTGA